In Cyclopterus lumpus isolate fCycLum1 chromosome 17, fCycLum1.pri, whole genome shotgun sequence, a genomic segment contains:
- the mmp16b gene encoding matrix metalloproteinase-16 isoform X1: MTLVSSATRTPSDCFYAAALCVHVLLWLSCAVSGEEDHHFSVEGWLQKYGYLPRTEPGMSVLRSAHTMHSAITAMQRVYGLNVTGTLDERTKDWMQKPRCGVPDQFKNAARSRKRRFALTGQKWQRTHITYSIKNVTPKVGARETHDAIRRAFDVWQGVTPLRFEAVPYSALETGRRDVDITIIFASGFHGDSSPFDGEGGFLAHAYFPGPGIGGDTHFDSDEPWTLGNPNHDGNDLFLVAVHELGHALGLEHSSDPTAIMAPFYQYMDTENFKLPHDDLQGIQKIYGPPDRAPQPTRPPPTVPPPRFHPPSDPRTNERHARPHRPPQGAKPSNPNSKPNICDGGFNTLAILRQELFVFKDQWFWRVRDNSVVPGYPMQINYFWKGLPPKIDAVYENSEGKFVFFKGNRFWVFKDTTLQPSYPQDISLFGSGMPTQSIETAVWWEDVAKTYFFKGDRYWRYNEDMRTMDPGYPKPITVWKGIPDSPQGAFVDKANGYTYFYKGKEYWKFNNQMLRVEPGYPRSILRDFMGCDGLPADPDWDWNPPVAEERHYDNGDVDVVIKLDSTGGTEKAVAIAIPCVLALCMMVLLYTVFQFRRKSTQRHILYCKRSMQEWV, encoded by the exons ATGACCTTAGTATCCTCCGCTACAAGAACACCATCGGATTGCTTTTACGCGGCGGCGCTCTGCGTGCATGTGTTGCTTTGGCTTTCGTGTGCTGTGTCCGGAGAGGAGGATCATCACTTCAGCGTTGAG gGATGGCTACAGAAGTATGGCTACCTTCCCCGCACAGAACCGGGCATGTCTGTCCTGCGCTCGGCCCACACCATGCACTCGGCCATCACCGCCATGCAGCGCGTCTATGGCCTCAATGTCACAGGGACACTGGATGAGAGGACCAAGGA ttgGATGCAAAAGCCGCGCTGCGGCGTCCCGGACCAATTTAAAAACGCCGCGAGGTCACGCAAGCGGAGATTTGCGCTGACGGGACAGAAGTGGCAGCGTACGCACATCACCTACAG cATAAAAAACGTCACGCCGAAAGTGGGCGCCCGCGAGACCCACGACGCCATCCGCCGCGCGTTCGACGTCTGGCAAGGTGTGACCCCGCTCCGCTTCGAGGCCGTCCCGTACAGCGCGTTGGAGACCGGCAGGCGCGACGTggacatcaccatcatcttcgcTTCGGGTTTCCACGGCGACAGCTCGCCCTTCGACGGGGAAGGTGGGTTCCTGGCCCACGCCTACTTCCCGGGCCCGGGCATCGGAGGGGACACGCACTTTGACTCGGATGAGCCCTGGACCCTCGGGAACCCCAACCACGATG GTAACGACCTGTTCCTGGTGGCGGTGCACGAGCTGGGCCACGCCCTCGGTCTGGAACACTCTAGCGACCCCACGGCCATCATGGCCCCTTTCTACCAGTACATGGACACAGAGAACTTCAAACTACCTCACGATGACCTCCAGGGCATCCAGAAAATCTATG GTCCACCAGATAGGGCACCCCAGCCTACCAGACCTCCGCCTACGGTCCCCCCTCCTCGCTTCCACCCTCCCTCGGACCCCCGTACAAACGAGCGCCATGCCAGACCCCATCGCCCTCCGCAGGGGGCCAAGCCCTCCAACCCCAACTCCAAACCCAACATCTGCGACGGAGGCTTCAACACCCTGGCCATCCTCCGACAGGAGCTTTTCGTCTTCAAG GACCAATGGTTTTGGAGGGTACGGGACAACTCCGTAGTCCCCGGCTACCCCATGCAGATCAACTACTTCTGGAAAGGCTTGCCTCCCAAAATTGATGCCGTGTATGAAAACAGCGAAGGGAAATTTGTCTTTTTCAAAG gaaACCGGTTCTGGGTCTTCAAGGACACGACTCTCCAGCCTTCGTACCCTCAGGACATCTCGCTGTTCGGGAGCGGCATGCCCACCCAGAGCATCGAGACGGCCGTGTGGTGGGAGGACGTGGCCAAGACCTACTTCTTCAAAGGAGACAG GTACTGGAGGTAcaacgaggacatgaggaccaTGGATCCGGGTTATCCCAAACCCATCACCGTCTGGAAGGGCATCCCTGACTCTCCACAGGGGGCCTTCGTGGATAAGGCCAACG GCTACACCTACTTCTACAAGGGAAAGGAGTACTGGAAGTTCAACAACCAGATGCTCCGCGTGGAGCCCGGCTACCCGAGGTCCATCCTGAGGGACTTCATGGGCTGCGACGGCCTGCCCGCCGACCCCGACTGGGACTGGAACCCCCCGGTGGCGGAGGAACGCCACTACGACAACGGCGACGTGGACGTCGTCATCAAACTGGACAGCACGGGGGGCACGGAGAAAGCGGTGGCCATCGCCATCCCCTGCGTCCTGGCCCTGTGCATGATGGTCCTCCTCTACACCGTTTTCCAGTTCAGGAGGAAGAGCACGCAGCGCCACATACTGTACTGCAAGCGCTCCATGCAGGAGTGGGTCTGA
- the mmp16b gene encoding matrix metalloproteinase-16 isoform X2, producing the protein MTLVSSATRTPSDCFYAAALCVHVLLWLSCAVSGEEDHHFSVEGWLQKYGYLPRTEPGMSVLRSAHTMHSAITAMQRVYGLNVTGTLDERTKDDITLSWMQKPRCGVPDQFKNAARSRKRRFALTGQKWQRTHITYSIKNVTPKVGARETHDAIRRAFDVWQGVTPLRFEAVPYSALETGRRDVDITIIFASGFHGDSSPFDGEGGFLAHAYFPGPGIGGDTHFDSDEPWTLGNPNHDGNDLFLVAVHELGHALGLEHSSDPTAIMAPFYQYMDTENFKLPHDDLQGIQKIYGPPDRAPQPTRPPPTVPPPRFHPPSDPRTNERHARPHRPPQGAKPSNPNSKPNICDGGFNTLAILRQELFVFKDQWFWRVRDNSVVPGYPMQINYFWKGLPPKIDAVYENSEGKFVFFKGNRFWVFKDTTLQPSYPQDISLFGSGMPTQSIETAVWWEDVAKTYFFKGDRYWRYNEDMRTMDPGYPKPITVWKGIPDSPQGAFVDKANGYTYFYKGKEYWKFNNQMLRVEPGYPRSILRDFMGCDGLPADPDWDWNPPVAEERHYDNGDVDVVIKLDSTGGTEKAVAIAIPCVLALCMMVLLYTVFQFRRKSTQRHILYCKRSMQEWV; encoded by the exons ATGACCTTAGTATCCTCCGCTACAAGAACACCATCGGATTGCTTTTACGCGGCGGCGCTCTGCGTGCATGTGTTGCTTTGGCTTTCGTGTGCTGTGTCCGGAGAGGAGGATCATCACTTCAGCGTTGAG gGATGGCTACAGAAGTATGGCTACCTTCCCCGCACAGAACCGGGCATGTCTGTCCTGCGCTCGGCCCACACCATGCACTCGGCCATCACCGCCATGCAGCGCGTCTATGGCCTCAATGTCACAGGGACACTGGATGAGAGGACCAAGGA TGATATCACGCTGAG ttgGATGCAAAAGCCGCGCTGCGGCGTCCCGGACCAATTTAAAAACGCCGCGAGGTCACGCAAGCGGAGATTTGCGCTGACGGGACAGAAGTGGCAGCGTACGCACATCACCTACAG cATAAAAAACGTCACGCCGAAAGTGGGCGCCCGCGAGACCCACGACGCCATCCGCCGCGCGTTCGACGTCTGGCAAGGTGTGACCCCGCTCCGCTTCGAGGCCGTCCCGTACAGCGCGTTGGAGACCGGCAGGCGCGACGTggacatcaccatcatcttcgcTTCGGGTTTCCACGGCGACAGCTCGCCCTTCGACGGGGAAGGTGGGTTCCTGGCCCACGCCTACTTCCCGGGCCCGGGCATCGGAGGGGACACGCACTTTGACTCGGATGAGCCCTGGACCCTCGGGAACCCCAACCACGATG GTAACGACCTGTTCCTGGTGGCGGTGCACGAGCTGGGCCACGCCCTCGGTCTGGAACACTCTAGCGACCCCACGGCCATCATGGCCCCTTTCTACCAGTACATGGACACAGAGAACTTCAAACTACCTCACGATGACCTCCAGGGCATCCAGAAAATCTATG GTCCACCAGATAGGGCACCCCAGCCTACCAGACCTCCGCCTACGGTCCCCCCTCCTCGCTTCCACCCTCCCTCGGACCCCCGTACAAACGAGCGCCATGCCAGACCCCATCGCCCTCCGCAGGGGGCCAAGCCCTCCAACCCCAACTCCAAACCCAACATCTGCGACGGAGGCTTCAACACCCTGGCCATCCTCCGACAGGAGCTTTTCGTCTTCAAG GACCAATGGTTTTGGAGGGTACGGGACAACTCCGTAGTCCCCGGCTACCCCATGCAGATCAACTACTTCTGGAAAGGCTTGCCTCCCAAAATTGATGCCGTGTATGAAAACAGCGAAGGGAAATTTGTCTTTTTCAAAG gaaACCGGTTCTGGGTCTTCAAGGACACGACTCTCCAGCCTTCGTACCCTCAGGACATCTCGCTGTTCGGGAGCGGCATGCCCACCCAGAGCATCGAGACGGCCGTGTGGTGGGAGGACGTGGCCAAGACCTACTTCTTCAAAGGAGACAG GTACTGGAGGTAcaacgaggacatgaggaccaTGGATCCGGGTTATCCCAAACCCATCACCGTCTGGAAGGGCATCCCTGACTCTCCACAGGGGGCCTTCGTGGATAAGGCCAACG GCTACACCTACTTCTACAAGGGAAAGGAGTACTGGAAGTTCAACAACCAGATGCTCCGCGTGGAGCCCGGCTACCCGAGGTCCATCCTGAGGGACTTCATGGGCTGCGACGGCCTGCCCGCCGACCCCGACTGGGACTGGAACCCCCCGGTGGCGGAGGAACGCCACTACGACAACGGCGACGTGGACGTCGTCATCAAACTGGACAGCACGGGGGGCACGGAGAAAGCGGTGGCCATCGCCATCCCCTGCGTCCTGGCCCTGTGCATGATGGTCCTCCTCTACACCGTTTTCCAGTTCAGGAGGAAGAGCACGCAGCGCCACATACTGTACTGCAAGCGCTCCATGCAGGAGTGGGTCTGA